One window from the genome of Chiloscyllium plagiosum isolate BGI_BamShark_2017 chromosome 31, ASM401019v2, whole genome shotgun sequence encodes:
- the LOC122565553 gene encoding ceramide synthase 2-like, whose protein sequence is MNQKQLMALSITVVKNPLLRKKVDISEAPLQKLALSEQMRWEQRNQENGIESLEEVVWKDLWRRNSQLLQCCLLLQKPWFWDQKECWKGYPQQVLLPSQYWYYMIELAFYWSLLFRVSWDVKRKDFKEQIIHHIATIFLIGFSYCANYIRVGTLVMLVHDASDYIMECAKMLNYAGWRRSCDVLFAVFAVVFLITRLIIFPNVVIYTTFYHSMEIFQPFFGYYFFNLLLMVLQLLHIFWAYLILRMVAKFIFLGKIDKDERSDDEESDGTEEEEDERMETKSASSNHNGVLNNMTNGMKGKSNERNKLPKAR, encoded by the exons ATGAATCAGAAACAGCTGATGGCTCTATCAATCACAGTGGTGAAGAATCCtctgttgaggaagaaggtggacatttcagaagcTCCCTTGCAGAAGCTGGCACTGTCAGAACAGATGCGATGGGAACAAAGGAACCAagaaaatggaatagagtctttagaGGAAGTAGTGTGGAAGGatttatggaggagaaa CAGTCAATTATTGCAATGTTGTCTTTTGTTACAGAAACCGTGGTTTTGGGATCAAAAGGAATGCTGGAAAGGATACCCTCAGCAA GTGTTGCTGCCCTCCCAATACTGGTACTACATGATAGAACTGGCTTTCTACTGGTCCCTCCTCTTCAGAGTCTCATGGGATGTGAAGAGGAAA GACTTCAAGGAGCAGATCATTCATCACATTGCCACAATCTTTCTGATTGGTTTCTCCTATTGTGCAAACTATATACGGGTGGGGACACTGGTGATGCTGGTCCATGATGCATCAGACTATATTATGGAG TGTGCAAAAATGTTGAACTATGCAGGATGGCGCAGGAGTTGTGACGTGCTGTTTGCAGTCTTTGCTGTTGTCTTCCTTATTACACGACTTATCATCTTTCCAAATGT GGTAATTTACACCACCTTCTACCACTCCATGGAGATTTTCCAGCCCTTCTTTGGTTACTATTTTTTCAATCTTCTTCTGATGGTCCTGCAGCTGTTGCATATATTTTGGGCATACCTTATTCTGCGAATGGTAGCCAAGTTCATATTTCTTGGTAAG ATTGATAAGGATGAAAGGAGTGATGATGAAGAAAGTGATGggacagaggaggaggaagatgagagAATGGAAACAAAGTCTGCATCATCCAATCACAATGGTGTGCTAAATAACATGACAAATGGGATGAAGGGCAAATCAAATGAAAGGAACAAATTGCCCAAAGCCAGGTAG